The following are from one region of the Candidatus Goldiibacteriota bacterium genome:
- a CDS encoding DUF1846 domain-containing protein, producing MVLKNGFDNEKYLNEQTSFILERVNKSQKLYLEFGGKLMFDYHAARVLPGYDPNVKLRLLQKMKDKAGILIAIYAGAIEVKKMRADFGITYDMDVLKLIDDLRERQLDVLGVVITRFEGQVSARQFKNKLERMGVKVYAHKFTKGYPTDVDLIVSDEGYGANDYIETDKKLIVVTGPGPNSGKLATCLSQLYHDHKRGIKSAYSKFETFPIWNLPLKHPVNVAYEAATIDIKDFNLIDPFHLEAYKETAVNYNRDVECFPVIRRILKKIMDEKDVYKSPTDMGVNRAGFGIVNDAVTQEAAKQEVIRRYFRCKCEYMMGLTDKDAVERAELLMEELDVKPEDRSVVIPARQASQEGEKKNKGNEGIYCGAAIELKDGTIIAGKNSPTMHAASSVILNAIKQMAEIPDKIHVLAPFITESISAFKKDILKKKTVSLDLDETLIALSISAATNPTAKAAMEKLTELRGCEVHISHLPTPGDEAGLKRLGVNLTSDPQFSTKSLFVG from the coding sequence ATGGTATTAAAAAATGGATTTGATAATGAAAAATATTTAAACGAACAGACCTCTTTCATACTTGAGCGGGTTAATAAATCACAGAAGCTTTACCTTGAATTCGGCGGAAAACTTATGTTTGATTACCACGCCGCGCGCGTGCTTCCGGGGTATGACCCTAATGTCAAACTTAGGCTGCTGCAAAAAATGAAGGATAAAGCGGGCATCCTTATAGCCATCTATGCCGGGGCTATTGAAGTAAAAAAGATGAGGGCTGATTTTGGCATAACCTATGATATGGATGTTTTAAAACTTATTGATGATTTAAGGGAACGCCAGCTTGATGTGCTGGGTGTTGTAATAACAAGGTTTGAAGGCCAGGTATCTGCCCGGCAGTTTAAAAACAAGCTGGAGCGGATGGGGGTAAAGGTTTACGCCCATAAATTCACAAAAGGTTATCCGACCGATGTCGACCTTATTGTTAGCGATGAGGGCTACGGCGCAAATGATTACATAGAAACAGACAAGAAGCTGATAGTTGTAACCGGACCGGGACCCAACAGCGGAAAACTTGCAACATGCCTGTCGCAGTTATACCATGACCACAAGCGCGGAATAAAATCCGCTTATTCAAAGTTTGAGACTTTCCCGATATGGAACCTGCCTTTAAAGCACCCGGTGAATGTGGCGTACGAAGCCGCGACAATTGACATAAAAGATTTTAACCTTATTGACCCTTTTCACCTTGAAGCGTATAAAGAAACGGCGGTTAATTACAACCGCGACGTGGAATGTTTTCCTGTCATAAGAAGAATTCTGAAAAAAATAATGGATGAAAAAGATGTTTATAAGTCGCCCACGGACATGGGTGTGAACAGGGCGGGTTTTGGCATTGTTAATGATGCGGTAACGCAGGAAGCCGCAAAGCAGGAAGTGATAAGGCGTTATTTCAGGTGTAAGTGCGAATACATGATGGGGCTGACAGATAAAGACGCGGTGGAGCGCGCGGAACTTCTGATGGAAGAACTTGACGTTAAACCCGAAGACAGAAGCGTTGTTATACCGGCAAGGCAGGCATCACAGGAAGGCGAAAAGAAAAATAAGGGCAATGAAGGAATCTACTGCGGAGCGGCAATAGAGTTAAAAGACGGAACGATTATAGCGGGCAAAAATTCCCCGACAATGCATGCCGCTTCAAGCGTGATTTTAAATGCCATAAAACAAATGGCGGAAATCCCGGATAAAATACACGTGCTGGCGCCTTTTATCACGGAATCCATAAGCGCTTTCAAAAAAGATATCTTAAAGAAAAAAACAGTAAGCCTTGATCTGGACGAAACCCTTATAGCGTTAAGCATAAGCGCCGCCACTAACCCTACGGCCAAAGCCGCAATGGAAAAGCTGACGGAATTAAGGGGGTGCGAAGTCCACATATCGCATCTGCCGACACCCGGCGATGAAGCAGGCTTGAAAAGGCTTGGAGTTAACCTTACAAGCGACCCGCAGTTTTCCACAAAAAGCCTGTTTGTAGGTTAG
- the dinB gene encoding DNA polymerase IV, with the protein METDEVRDFMNSSPPSARTILLVDMNAYFASVEQQCNPALRGKPVAVCGEGRTVIVTASYEARAFGVKTGMTLPEARQICPGLIPVQGDLDKYIETSLRIHKILLDYTDMVEVFSIDECFMDVTATQHLFGGAVNIAREIKNRIKKEFGLLCSVGIGPNRVVSKIAGKMHKPDGLTIMNKEDIPAVFKNMPVEKLQGVGIGPRVAEKLYFLGIKTAAELGEAPVQLLKSQFGILGRIYKAIGMGLDDTPVAKYGDEKPVKSVGHSHTLAADTADINVIYSYLLMLCEKTGFRLRGYKLTARTAALYVRFSDFTGFSQRKTFKHYFDSGEEIFKCAKEIFESLLPLKKEVRLLGISVGNLSAAAGQSFLFENDEKKRQLTRAVDEINTKHGDFTVKPALLITAEKFGILERCGIISTRIWKK; encoded by the coding sequence GATATGAACGCCTATTTCGCCTCTGTGGAACAGCAGTGCAACCCGGCTTTGCGCGGAAAGCCTGTCGCGGTCTGCGGCGAAGGGCGCACGGTAATAGTCACCGCCTCATACGAGGCACGCGCCTTTGGCGTAAAGACCGGCATGACCCTTCCTGAAGCACGGCAGATATGCCCCGGCCTTATCCCCGTGCAGGGCGACCTTGATAAATATATTGAAACCTCCCTTCGCATACACAAAATACTTCTTGATTACACGGATATGGTGGAAGTCTTTTCAATAGATGAATGTTTTATGGATGTCACGGCCACGCAACACCTTTTTGGCGGAGCAGTTAACATAGCGCGCGAAATAAAAAACAGAATAAAAAAAGAGTTTGGTTTATTGTGTTCCGTAGGAATAGGCCCCAACCGCGTGGTTTCAAAAATAGCCGGCAAGATGCACAAACCCGACGGCCTGACAATAATGAATAAAGAAGACATTCCCGCGGTATTTAAAAACATGCCTGTGGAAAAACTGCAGGGCGTGGGCATAGGCCCGCGCGTGGCGGAAAAGCTTTATTTTCTTGGAATAAAAACAGCCGCGGAACTTGGCGAAGCTCCGGTGCAGCTTTTAAAATCACAATTCGGGATACTTGGCAGGATATACAAAGCCATAGGAATGGGCCTTGACGACACACCCGTGGCAAAATACGGCGATGAAAAACCGGTGAAATCAGTCGGACACAGCCACACCCTTGCGGCAGACACCGCGGATATTAATGTGATATATTCATACCTTTTAATGCTGTGCGAAAAAACAGGTTTCCGCCTGCGCGGATACAAACTTACCGCGCGGACCGCCGCCCTTTATGTAAGGTTCTCGGACTTTACCGGTTTTTCACAAAGAAAGACATTTAAACATTACTTTGATTCCGGCGAAGAAATTTTTAAATGCGCAAAGGAAATTTTTGAATCCCTTTTACCTTTAAAAAAAGAGGTGCGCCTGCTTGGAATAAGCGTCGGAAATTTATCAGCAGCAGCCGGCCAGTCATTTTTATTTGAAAACGACGAGAAAAAAAGGCAGTTAACCCGCGCAGTTGATGAAATAAACACAAAACACGGCGATTTCACGGTAAAGCCCGCTTTATTGATTACCGCGGAAAAGTTCGGTATACTTGAAAGGTGCGGGATAATAAGTACAAGGATATGGAAGAAATAG
- a CDS encoding DUF72 domain-containing protein, with protein MASGNIKIGTSGFSFPDWRKGVVYPQGLSQKEELLYYSRDLEFDTLEINASYYTIMTEKTIASIEQKTPDNFEFVVKGYKGFTHDPFDTRLGAKKPSIQKAFHDIEKFISSLSPLREAEKLGCVLLQFPVFFNPCKDSYEYISSCRKAFKEIPLVIEFRNKSWAKDDTFDFLRGNDLGYCAVDEPKQPRLMPFINEITSGTAYFRLHGRSEKWFNAPMEERYNYLYSDDELSDFIPEIKKMASNAVKTYIFFNNCHAGSAVKNAQRLKQLLKKQGVLF; from the coding sequence ATGGCATCAGGTAATATAAAGATAGGGACATCCGGTTTTTCTTTTCCGGACTGGAGAAAAGGCGTGGTATACCCACAGGGTCTTTCCCAAAAAGAAGAGCTTTTATACTACAGCCGCGACCTTGAATTTGACACGCTGGAGATTAACGCATCTTACTACACCATAATGACTGAAAAAACCATTGCCTCAATTGAACAGAAAACACCGGACAACTTTGAATTTGTAGTCAAAGGATATAAAGGCTTTACCCACGACCCTTTTGATACACGGCTGGGCGCCAAAAAGCCGTCCATACAGAAAGCCTTTCATGATATTGAAAAATTTATATCTTCCCTTTCTCCGCTTCGGGAAGCGGAAAAACTTGGCTGCGTACTGCTTCAGTTTCCTGTATTTTTTAATCCGTGCAAAGACTCCTATGAATACATAAGCAGCTGCAGGAAAGCTTTTAAAGAAATTCCGCTTGTCATAGAATTCAGAAACAAGTCCTGGGCCAAAGATGATACCTTTGATTTTCTAAGGGGCAATGACCTTGGCTACTGCGCGGTGGACGAACCCAAACAGCCCCGCCTTATGCCATTTATTAACGAGATAACTTCCGGCACTGCTTATTTCCGCCTGCACGGCAGAAGCGAAAAATGGTTTAACGCGCCGATGGAGGAAAGATATAATTACCTGTATTCGGATGATGAACTGTCGGATTTCATTCCGGAAATAAAAAAGATGGCGTCAAACGCCGTCAAAACATATATCTTTTTTAACAACTGCCACGCGGGCTCCGCGGTGAAAAACGCGCAGAGGTTAAAACAGCTGCTTAAAAAGCAGGGAGTGTTGTTTTAA
- a CDS encoding diguanylate cyclase — MAQNADLEKWLKSINTGYLIAACMAFCVLLGWLGVFIEYEFTFSILYIIPVMAAAWFGKKSYGIIISVFAAIVWFVGDLFSGRSYSQPFIPYINTAARIILFMAFSVLVNTVRNFLVMEIRLANEDFLTKISNSRGFFKYVEMELKRLKRYKEPFTVVYFDVDNFKSVNDMYGHKAGDMLLVDIAHIIRKHIRPTDMVARLGGDEFGILLIEAGPSKAKKITGKIYRMLNDVMRKKHSFITFSFGVVTFLKPTRSVDDVIKKSDDLMYAAKHGGKARINYSIYG, encoded by the coding sequence ATGGCACAAAACGCGGATTTGGAAAAGTGGCTAAAGAGCATAAACACGGGTTATTTAATTGCCGCATGCATGGCCTTTTGTGTGCTTTTAGGATGGCTTGGGGTTTTTATTGAATATGAATTCACCTTTTCCATATTATATATAATTCCTGTAATGGCTGCGGCGTGGTTTGGAAAGAAAAGCTACGGAATTATCATATCTGTTTTTGCCGCAATTGTATGGTTTGTGGGGGATTTGTTCTCCGGAAGAAGCTATTCACAGCCGTTTATACCTTATATTAACACCGCGGCAAGGATAATTCTTTTTATGGCTTTTTCTGTCCTTGTTAATACCGTAAGAAACTTTCTGGTTATGGAAATAAGGCTTGCGAATGAGGATTTTCTGACAAAGATTTCCAACAGCAGGGGGTTTTTTAAATATGTGGAGATGGAATTGAAGCGCTTAAAAAGGTATAAAGAACCGTTTACCGTAGTATATTTTGATGTGGATAATTTTAAATCGGTTAATGACATGTATGGCCATAAGGCAGGCGATATGCTGCTTGTGGATATTGCCCATATAATAAGAAAACATATAAGGCCCACTGATATGGTGGCAAGGCTTGGGGGGGATGAGTTTGGTATTCTTCTTATAGAAGCGGGGCCTTCAAAGGCGAAAAAAATAACAGGGAAAATATACAGAATGCTTAATGATGTAATGAGAAAAAAACACAGTTTTATTACTTTCAGTTTTGGCGTTGTTACTTTCCTGAAACCTACGCGGTCAGTTGATGACGTAATAAAAAAATCCGACGACCTTATGTATGCCGCAAAGCATGGGGGCAAGGCTAGGATAAATTATTCGATTTATGGGTGA